Proteins co-encoded in one Capsicum annuum cultivar UCD-10X-F1 chromosome 9, UCD10Xv1.1, whole genome shotgun sequence genomic window:
- the LOC107840996 gene encoding LOW QUALITY PROTEIN: putative late blight resistance protein homolog R1A-3 (The sequence of the model RefSeq protein was modified relative to this genomic sequence to represent the inferred CDS: deleted 1 base in 1 codon), translated as MAHASVASLMRTVESLLKSNSPMQSLTCDHGEEFSALHEKISSLEVAVKNFEKNNVSGKMTDLEVEVKEVANIVEQTIQLSVAEVVLANDENLREKAQERLSDSLQQVAEDIDRICKESTNIKDKGKHASKESTVQDFPSSSRNIQNVENNMVGRDDQRERLLNDLTTDFSGEPKVIPIVGMGGIGKTTLAKEVYNQKSILCRFDVHAWATVSQQHNRKEILLGLLRSTIKMDDTVETKKRYLIVLDDIWSCEVWDGVRRCFPTEDNAGSRILLTTRNNEVACYADTENLSLRMSFMDQDENWSLFKSAAFSSEALPYEFETVGKQIADECHGLPLTIVVVAGLLKSRRAIEDWESVAKDVKSFLTNDLDEQCSRVLGLSYNHLTSDLKTCLLHFGIFPEDSEIPVKKLMRSWMAEGFLKLENDLEGEAEKCLQELVDRCLVLVYKKSLDGTKIRSCKVHDLIYDLCVREIQRGNVFIMNDIVLDSMHEKQPFMRVIGDEIDDCYFGFFKVLLTPIHHQLRDHDNNNLLKRTHSIFSFQFEDSSFPRVLKSELIHFKLLKVLELRHMEIDYFPLQILSLIWLRYLSLQCRKNLDIPPEIFRLWNLQTFIFQGYPYSSKENNCPVQIWGLMQLRHIKLQRCNLPDCPSGSVDKGRHMGFSNLKTISYLSSHCCTKEVIMGIQNVKELGIREGKRMGSNGLLNNLVHLQQLEKLNLTFCSSRLLPASAKAFPETLKKLKLEKTYLCWSYLDIIAELPNLEVLKLMISACVGSEWYPNVRGFTRLKVLIIEDNHLNYWKATNDNFPVLERLVLNKCHNLKEIPIEFAEIHTLQLIELTSCLPELGESAARIQQEQEDIGNNPVDVRISDSSRKKVRWHDRY; from the exons ATGGCTCATGCAAGTGTGGCTTCTCTTATGAGAACAGTAGAATCGCTCTTGAAATCTAATTCACCAATGCAATCTCTAACCTGTGATCACGGAGAAGAATTTTCTGCTCTTCATGAAAAGATTAGCTCCCTGGAAGTAGCTGTCAAGAACTTTGAGAAAAACAATGTTTCTGGGAAAATGACAGATTTGGAAGTAGAGGTAAAAGAAGTTGCAAATATTGTAGAACAAACAATTCAACTAAGTGTAGCTGAAGTTGTATTGGCAAATGATGAAAATCTGAGAGAAAAGGCACAAGAGAGGCTTTCTGATAGCCTGCAACAAGTAGCTGAGGACATTGATCGTATCTGCAAAGAGTCGACAAATATTAAAGATAAAGGCAAACATGCATCAAAGGAATCAACGGTTCAAGACTTTCCAAGCTCATCAAGAAATATCCAGAATGTTGAGAACAATATGGTTGGACGTGATGATCAAAGGGAACGGTTGTTAAATGATCTGACTACAGACTTCTCTGGTGAACCCAAAGTCATCCCGATTGTCGGGATGGGAGGCATAGGTAAAACAACCTTAGCGAAAGAAGTTTACAATCAAAAATCAATTCTATGCCGTTTTGATGTTCATGCCTGGGCTACCGTATCTCAACAGCACAACAGAAAGGAAATTTTGCTGGGCCTTCTGCGATCGACGATCAAAATGGATGACACCGTTGAGACGAAAAAGAGGTACTTAATTGTCTTGGATGATATCTGGAGTTGTGAAGTGTGGGATGGCGTGAGACGATGCTTTCCAACTGAAGACAATGCAGGGAGTCGAATACTGTTGACTACTCGTAACAATGAAGTAGCTTGTTATGCTGATACAGAGAATCTTTCTTTGCGGATGAGCTTCATGGATCAAGATGAGAATTGGAGTCTTTTCAAAAGTGCAGCATTTTCAAGTGAAGCGTTACCATATGAGTTCGAGACTGTTGGAAAGCAAATCGCAGATGAATGTCACGGGTTACCACTAACTATTGTCGTGGTTGCTGGACTTCTCAAATCGAGAAGGGCAATAGAAGATTGGGAAAGTGTAGCTAAAGATGTCAAGTCATTTCTCACAAATGATCTTGATGAACAATGTTCACGTGTGCTTGGGTTGAGTTACAATCACTTGACTAGCGATCTAAAAACATGTCTTCTGCATTTCGGAATTTTTCCAGAAGACAGTGAGATACCAGTGAAGAAATTGATGAGATCATGGATGGCTGAGGGGTTCCTGAAGTTGGAAAATGATTTGGAAGGAGAGGCTGAGAAGTGTTTGCAAGAGCTTGTCGATAGATGTCTAGTCCTCGTTTACAAGAAAAGTCTAGATGGAACAAAAATTAGATCATGTAAGGTTCATGATCTAATATATGACTTGTGTGTGAGAGAAATTCAAAGGGGAAATGTTTTTATCATGAACGACATTGTGCTTGACAGTATGCATGAAAAGCAGCCCTTTATGCGCGTGATTGGTGATGAAATTGATGATTGTTACTTTGGT TTTTTTAAGGTTCTTCTTACCCCTATACATCATCAGTTGAGAGATCATGACAACAACAATCTTTTGAAACGAACCcattctattttctcttttcaatttGAGGATTCAAGTTTTCCTCGTGTTCTCAAATCAGAGCTTATTCATTTCAAATTACTCAAAGTCTTGGAGTTGAGACACATGGAGATTGATTATTTCCCTTTACAGATACTAAGCCTCATCTGGTTGAGGTACCTATCATTGCAATGCCGTAAGAATTTAGACATACCTCCAGAAATTTTTAGGTTATGGAATCTGCAGACATTCATTTTTCAAGGGTATCCTTACTCATCTAAAGAAAATAATTGTCCAGTGCAAATTTGGGGACTAATGCAATTAAGGCATATTAAACTGCAAAGATGTAATTTGCCAGATTGCCCAAGTGGATCTGTTGACAAAGGAAGGCACATGggtttttcaaacttaaaaactATTTCTTACTTGTCTTCACATTGTTGCACGAAGGAGGTTATTATGGGGATTCAGAATGTCAAAGAATTAGGAATCAGAGAAGGAAAGAGGATGGGCTCTAATGGGCTTCTCAACAATCTTGTCCATCTGCAGCAACTTGAAAAATTGAATCTTACATTTTGTTCTAGTCGACTTTTGCCAGCAAGTGCAAAAGCTTTTCCAGAAACGCTAAAGAAGCTGAAGTTGGAAAAAACTTATCTATGTTGGTCGTACTTGGACATCATAGCTGAATTGCCTAACCTTGAGGTGCTGAAGCTGATGATTAGTGCTTGTGTTGGCAGTGAATGGTATCCAAATGTTAGGGGATTTACTCGATTGAAGGTTTTGATAATTGAAGATAATCATCTCAATTACTGGAAAGCCACAAATGACAATTTCCCTGTCCTTGAGCGCCTTGTGCTTAACAAATGCCATAATTTGAAAGAGATACCCATTGAGTTTGCAGAAATCCACACACTACAACTGATTGAGTTAACAAGTTGTCTTCCCGAACTTGGGGAATCTGCTGCACGaattcaacaagaacaagaagacaTCGGAAACAACCCCGTGGACGTTCGCATCTCAGATTCAT CAAGAAAAAAAGTAAGATGGCATGATCGCTACTAA